The Vicinamibacteria bacterium region GGCCTGGCTCGCCTTGCTCGGCGGCTAGACCGAGTGGGAGAGCCGCAACGAGTCAGTCCTTCCCGTTCATTGGCGCGTAGCCCTCGGTCGCGAGACGCTTTCCCGAGGCCTCATAGCCGGCCGCCGGCATTTCGTGGACACCCGTGGCATCGATCCACAGGTTGTAGAAGTTGAAGAGAGCACAAACGGTGATGGCGTCGTAGAGCGCCTCGTCGGTCCATCCCGCGCTCCGGGCACGATCGAGGTCCTCTCTGCGAATC contains the following coding sequences:
- a CDS encoding peroxidase — protein: MDAVLEDHWSSPLSDKEKALFDLVEKANRVSNQIRREDLDRARSAGWTDEALYDAITVCALFNFYNLWIDATGVHEMPAAGYEASGKRLATEGYAPMNGKD